In Pelagibius sp. CAU 1746, the following proteins share a genomic window:
- a CDS encoding hydroxyacylglutathione hydrolase encodes MIVEQIWTANAYRNFNYLIACPETGEALAIDPLDHKKCLALAKERGWEITQILNTHEHGDHTGGNKAMVAATGARILAHKNAKDRIPGMDRGLSAGDVVTIGRSVDLEVLDTPGHTMSHVCMLSRTDQPGLFCGDTLFNAGAGNCHNGGHPNELYHTFAEQLSKLPDATQIYPGHDYIANNLRFTLDREPDNAEAEALLSEVDHQDTDHAMITSLAEEKKINTFFRLHSPTVIARLREAFPDLPEQPSPKEVFLKLRELRNNW; translated from the coding sequence ATGATCGTCGAGCAGATCTGGACCGCCAACGCCTACCGCAACTTCAACTACCTCATCGCCTGCCCGGAGACCGGGGAGGCCCTGGCGATCGACCCGCTCGACCACAAGAAGTGCCTGGCGCTGGCCAAGGAGCGCGGCTGGGAGATCACCCAGATCCTCAATACCCACGAGCACGGCGACCACACCGGGGGCAACAAGGCCATGGTGGCGGCCACCGGGGCCAGGATCCTGGCGCACAAGAACGCGAAGGACCGTATTCCGGGCATGGACCGGGGCCTGAGCGCGGGTGACGTGGTGACTATCGGCAGATCCGTCGACCTGGAGGTGCTGGACACGCCGGGCCACACCATGAGCCACGTCTGCATGTTGTCGCGCACGGACCAGCCGGGCCTGTTCTGCGGCGATACCCTGTTCAACGCGGGAGCCGGCAACTGCCACAACGGCGGCCACCCCAACGAGCTCTACCACACCTTCGCCGAGCAGCTCTCAAAGCTGCCCGATGCGACACAGATCTATCCCGGGCACGACTACATCGCCAACAACCTGCGCTTCACCCTGGACCGCGAGCCCGACAACGCCGAGGCGGAGGCTCTGCTGTCCGAGGTGGACCACCAGGATACCGATCACGCGATGATTACGTCCCTGGCCGAGGAAAAGAAGATCAACACCTTCTTCCGCCTGCACAGCCCGACGGTCATCGCGCGGCTGCGCGAGGCCTTCCCGGACCTGCCGGAGCAGCCGAGCCCGAAGGAGGTCTTCCTGAAGCTGCGCGAGCTGCGCAACAACTGGTAG
- a CDS encoding DUF427 domain-containing protein, with amino-acid sequence MAEVVPLAPKQPETLVPGDYSMSIEPAGKRVKVVFNGQVIADSRRALVLKETRLPPVYYLPRDDVSMDFLQSTDHNTYCPFKGTASYWSVAVGDKTADNAAWSYEDPIEDGLGVRGYIAFYWNKVDAWFEGSPQVEIDAPETGIETANPLAGWLLREAWEATSSAELVDRFARQLVEAGFAISRLSVIIPTLHPQLASNAFVWRHGQSVVDERDLPHYGLKSEAYLKSPIIRIFNGEGGIRRRLEGPSPPRDFPILEDLLEEGATDYVAMPMHFSNGKINVMTLTSDRPGGFTTRELGHIYEILPILSRLLEVHALHRTSRSLLDTYLGAHTGQRVLNGLIKRGDGEDIPAVIWYCDLRGSTALADSLPRTEYLDLLNRYFEAVAGAVLDHGGEVLKFIGDGLLAIFPMQTSDGTTVQEPTFCPEGGDKQLCCKNSCHLAIKAAREALKRMAALNEELSEAGSAPLACGISLHLGNVTYGNIGAASRLDFTVIGAAANEAARMDGLTKELGLGVLISEDFERFVPGSLVSVGRHALRGVAQEREIFTLPELLDTTVR; translated from the coding sequence ATGGCAGAGGTCGTTCCCCTCGCCCCAAAGCAGCCGGAGACCCTGGTCCCGGGCGACTACAGCATGTCCATCGAACCCGCTGGCAAGCGGGTCAAGGTGGTGTTCAACGGCCAAGTCATCGCCGACAGCCGCCGGGCCCTGGTCCTGAAGGAAACCCGCCTGCCGCCGGTCTACTACCTGCCGCGCGACGACGTCTCGATGGATTTCCTGCAGTCCACGGACCACAACACCTACTGCCCTTTCAAAGGCACCGCCAGCTACTGGTCGGTGGCGGTGGGCGACAAGACGGCCGATAACGCCGCCTGGAGCTATGAAGACCCGATCGAGGACGGCCTGGGCGTTCGCGGCTACATCGCCTTCTATTGGAACAAAGTGGATGCCTGGTTCGAGGGCAGCCCGCAGGTCGAGATCGATGCCCCCGAAACCGGGATCGAGACCGCCAACCCGCTGGCCGGCTGGCTGCTGCGGGAAGCCTGGGAAGCGACGTCTTCGGCCGAACTGGTCGACCGCTTCGCGCGCCAACTGGTCGAGGCCGGCTTCGCCATCTCGCGCCTTTCCGTCATCATCCCCACCCTGCACCCGCAACTCGCCAGCAACGCCTTCGTCTGGCGGCACGGGCAGAGCGTCGTGGACGAGCGCGACCTGCCGCACTACGGCCTCAAATCCGAGGCCTACCTGAAGAGCCCCATCATCCGTATCTTCAACGGCGAGGGCGGGATCCGGCGGCGCCTGGAAGGCCCGAGCCCGCCGCGCGACTTCCCGATTCTGGAGGACCTGCTGGAAGAGGGCGCGACGGATTACGTCGCCATGCCGATGCACTTCTCCAACGGCAAGATCAACGTGATGACCCTGACCAGCGACCGGCCGGGAGGCTTCACCACGCGAGAGCTGGGCCACATCTACGAGATTCTGCCGATCCTCAGCCGTCTGCTGGAGGTGCACGCCCTGCACCGGACCTCGCGCTCTCTGCTCGACACCTACCTGGGCGCCCACACCGGCCAGCGGGTGCTGAACGGCCTCATCAAGCGCGGCGACGGAGAGGATATCCCCGCGGTGATCTGGTACTGCGACCTGCGCGGCTCCACCGCCTTGGCCGACAGCCTGCCGCGTACGGAGTACCTGGACCTGCTGAACCGTTACTTCGAGGCGGTGGCCGGCGCGGTGCTGGATCACGGCGGCGAAGTGCTGAAGTTCATCGGCGACGGCCTGCTCGCCATCTTCCCCATGCAGACTTCCGACGGAACCACCGTCCAGGAACCGACGTTCTGCCCGGAAGGAGGCGACAAGCAGCTCTGCTGCAAGAACTCCTGCCACCTGGCGATCAAGGCCGCCCGCGAGGCGCTGAAGCGCATGGCGGCGCTGAACGAAGAACTTTCCGAAGCGGGCAGCGCCCCGCTGGCCTGCGGCATCTCCTTGCACCTGGGCAACGTCACCTACGGCAACATCGGCGCGGCCAGCCGCCTGGACTTCACGGTGATCGGCGCGGCAGCCAACGAAGCGGCCCGCATGGACGGCCTGACCAAGGAACTGGGCCTCGGCGTACTCATCTCGGAAGACTTCGAGCGCTTCGTTCCCGGCAGCCTGGTCTCTGTCGGCCGCCACGCCCTGCGCGGCGTTGCCCAGGAACGCGAGATTTTCACCCTGCCGGAATTGCTGGACACCACCGTCCGCTAA
- a CDS encoding SRPBCC family protein — MEEFGTATAVDTLRIERLLPGPIERVWSYLTESEKRKLWLAAGEADLRSGGKIVHVFRNSDLCEDGDLPPEKYAGLNQEFVLNCTVTACDPPRLLSYLWGDAEDASEVRFELTEEGEKVRLVVTHRRLRDRDIMLSVSAGWHAHLGILIDLLEGRRPQSFWSTQSRLEKEYDRRLPGR; from the coding sequence ATGGAAGAATTCGGCACCGCGACAGCCGTCGATACCCTGCGCATAGAGCGCCTGCTGCCCGGCCCCATCGAGCGCGTCTGGAGCTACCTGACGGAATCCGAGAAGCGCAAACTCTGGCTGGCGGCCGGCGAAGCCGACCTGCGCAGCGGCGGCAAGATCGTGCACGTCTTCCGCAACTCCGACCTCTGCGAGGACGGCGACCTCCCGCCCGAGAAGTACGCCGGCCTGAACCAGGAGTTCGTGCTGAACTGCACCGTCACCGCTTGCGATCCCCCGCGACTCTTGAGCTACCTTTGGGGTGACGCGGAGGATGCCTCGGAAGTCCGCTTCGAGCTGACCGAGGAGGGGGAGAAAGTCCGGCTGGTGGTGACCCACCGCCGCCTGCGCGACCGCGACATAATGCTCTCCGTTTCGGCGGGCTGGCACGCCCATCTGGGAATTCTCATCGACCTTCTGGAGGGCCGCCGGCCACAGAGCTTCTGGTCCACCCAGAGCCGCCTGGAAAAGGAGTACGATCGCCGGCTGCCGGGCCGCTGA
- a CDS encoding DMT family transporter, producing the protein MPSRPYTVEPQANEPLRGILLIVAAFSTFALLDTTAKYLVQIYPTTQVVWARYVGHVVLAAALLLPIHGTGLLHSRRPGLQVVRSLLLFTSTCTNFAALQFLQLAQTSSIQFSTPLLVAVLAIPLLGEHIGPRRWLAIFIGFVGVLIVIRPGLGLVHWAAGLSMITAVAGALYNITTRKLAGVDRAVTTQFYSALIGAIVITPLVPFVWQAPDLTGILLMLLLGALGGLGHWMLILAHRLAPAPILAPFLYIQLLPMILLGYMVFGDFPDEWTLVGAGVVVFSGLYLLYRERRVKAVRPPVLPQD; encoded by the coding sequence ATGCCGTCGCGCCCCTATACCGTAGAGCCGCAGGCCAACGAGCCGTTGCGGGGCATCCTGCTGATCGTGGCTGCCTTCTCCACCTTCGCCCTGCTGGACACCACGGCCAAGTACCTGGTGCAGATCTACCCCACGACCCAGGTGGTTTGGGCCCGCTATGTCGGCCATGTGGTGCTGGCCGCCGCCCTCCTGCTCCCCATCCACGGGACCGGCCTGCTGCACAGCCGGCGGCCGGGGCTGCAAGTCGTGCGCTCGCTGCTGCTGTTCACCTCCACCTGCACCAACTTCGCCGCCCTGCAGTTCCTGCAACTGGCGCAGACATCGTCAATCCAATTCTCCACGCCGCTGCTGGTGGCGGTGCTCGCCATCCCGCTGCTGGGCGAGCACATCGGGCCCCGGCGCTGGCTGGCCATCTTCATCGGGTTCGTCGGGGTCCTCATCGTCATTCGTCCCGGCCTCGGCCTGGTGCACTGGGCCGCCGGGCTTTCGATGATAACGGCGGTCGCCGGCGCGCTCTATAACATCACCACCCGCAAGCTGGCCGGCGTCGACCGGGCGGTGACCACGCAGTTCTACAGCGCCCTCATCGGCGCCATCGTCATCACGCCGCTGGTGCCCTTCGTCTGGCAGGCTCCCGATCTTACGGGCATTCTGCTGATGCTCCTGCTGGGCGCCCTGGGCGGCCTGGGACACTGGATGCTGATCCTGGCGCACCGCTTGGCGCCGGCGCCCATCCTGGCGCCCTTCCTCTATATCCAGCTCCTGCCGATGATCCTGCTGGGCTATATGGTCTTCGGCGATTTCCCGGACGAATGGACCCTGGTCGGCGCCGGCGTGGTGGTGTTCAGCGGTCTCTACCTGCTCTACCGCGAGCGCCGGGTGAAGGCCGTGCGCCCGCCGGTCCTGCCCCAGGACTGA
- a CDS encoding N-formylglutamate amidohydrolase, translated as MAPRAPAVPVVFDSPHSGTNYPADFGTIAPLAVIRRSEDAFIDEIFGSAPDNGAPLIAAEFPRIYIDPNRDLIDLDPAMLDGAWPDPLVPSRKTELGVGLIWRIMPPDTALYDRMLSVEEVRGRIERCWKPYHEAVASAIEETHRRFGKVWHVNCHSMPAMGNAASEDGPVARAEFVLGDRDGTTCEPGFTAFVAGQLRDMGYDVKINEPYKGVELVRRYSDPANGRHSLQLEINRKLYMDEQRVEKSAGFDELRANIDKLVAAICAYATEQVG; from the coding sequence TTGGCGCCGCGTGCGCCGGCCGTTCCCGTGGTCTTCGACAGCCCGCACAGCGGTACCAACTATCCCGCCGATTTCGGCACCATCGCTCCGCTGGCGGTCATCCGCCGTTCGGAGGACGCCTTCATCGACGAGATCTTCGGCTCCGCGCCGGACAATGGAGCCCCCTTGATCGCGGCGGAGTTCCCGCGCATCTACATCGACCCCAACCGTGATCTCATCGATCTCGACCCGGCGATGCTGGATGGGGCCTGGCCGGACCCGCTGGTGCCCAGCCGCAAGACGGAACTGGGTGTCGGCTTGATCTGGCGCATCATGCCGCCGGACACCGCCTTGTACGACCGCATGTTGAGCGTCGAGGAGGTGCGCGGGCGCATCGAACGCTGCTGGAAGCCCTATCACGAGGCCGTGGCCTCGGCGATCGAGGAGACCCATCGGCGTTTCGGCAAGGTCTGGCATGTGAACTGCCACTCCATGCCGGCGATGGGCAACGCCGCCAGCGAGGACGGCCCTGTGGCCCGCGCCGAGTTCGTTCTCGGCGACCGGGACGGCACTACCTGCGAGCCGGGTTTCACCGCTTTCGTCGCCGGACAGCTTCGCGACATGGGCTATGACGTGAAGATCAACGAGCCTTACAAGGGCGTGGAGCTGGTGCGCCGCTATTCCGATCCGGCAAACGGCCGCCACAGCTTGCAGCTGGAAATCAACCGCAAGCTCTACATGGATGAACAACGGGTCGAGAAGAGCGCCGGCTTCGACGAGTTGCGGGCCAACATCGACAAGCTGGTCGCCGCGATCTGCGCCTATGCCACGGAGCAGGTCGGCTAA
- a CDS encoding isocitrate lyase/PEP mutase family protein produces MTLSASRAAALRDLLAKPEMAVMPCCFDALSAKLIEQAGFPATFMSGFAVSAARLGLPDTGLISYGEIVDTGRNICAATGIPVIGDGDTGYGNAVNVKRTVKGYAQAGFASVMIEDQLWPKRCGHTRGKAVVERAEAVARIQAAADARDELRDAGGDILILARSDARGTDGLDEGLRRMEAFAAAGADILFLEAPKSEEEMRAFCQATDKPTLANMVEQGETPVLPPKVLEEIGYGLAAYPLTLLAAAMKAMQDALAAFKAGEHPKDLLDWDSLRDVVGFNAYYQEEERYRS; encoded by the coding sequence ATGACCCTGAGCGCCAGCCGTGCCGCCGCCCTGCGCGACCTTCTCGCCAAGCCGGAGATGGCGGTAATGCCCTGCTGTTTCGACGCCCTCTCGGCCAAGCTCATCGAGCAGGCGGGTTTTCCGGCCACCTTCATGAGCGGCTTCGCCGTCTCCGCCGCGCGCCTCGGCCTGCCCGATACGGGCCTCATTTCCTATGGCGAGATCGTCGACACCGGGCGCAACATCTGCGCGGCGACCGGCATTCCGGTGATCGGCGACGGCGATACCGGCTACGGCAACGCGGTGAACGTGAAGCGCACGGTGAAGGGCTACGCCCAGGCCGGCTTTGCCTCGGTGATGATCGAGGACCAGCTCTGGCCGAAGCGCTGCGGGCACACCCGCGGCAAGGCGGTGGTGGAGCGCGCAGAGGCGGTGGCCCGCATCCAGGCCGCCGCCGATGCCCGCGACGAACTGCGCGACGCCGGCGGCGACATCCTGATCCTGGCGCGCAGCGACGCCCGGGGGACCGACGGCCTGGACGAAGGGCTGCGCCGGATGGAGGCCTTCGCTGCGGCCGGCGCCGATATTCTCTTCCTGGAGGCGCCGAAGTCGGAGGAGGAAATGCGCGCCTTCTGCCAGGCGACCGACAAGCCGACGCTGGCCAACATGGTGGAGCAGGGCGAGACGCCGGTGCTGCCGCCGAAGGTGCTGGAGGAGATCGGCTACGGCCTGGCGGCCTATCCCCTGACGCTGCTGGCCGCGGCGATGAAGGCCATGCAGGACGCGCTGGCCGCTTTCAAGGCCGGCGAGCATCCGAAAGATCTGCTGGATTGGGACAGCCTGCGCGACGTGGTCGGCTTCAACGCCTACTACCAAGAGGAAGAGCGCTACAGGAGCTGA
- a CDS encoding DeoR/GlpR family transcriptional regulator encodes MPAFPRPAEAPDGGAEGRSELNQRQEQIIALVRERGFVAIEALAEHFNVTPQTIRRDINQLCSQGFLRRYHGGAGLPSSVENLAYQTRQVLHQGEKERIARILAAEIPDNASLFINIGTTTEEVAKALVDHRGLRIITNNLNVANMLGGKLDFEVIVTGGVVRSRDRGIVGEASIDTIQQFKVDFGIIGISGIDDDGTLLDFDYREVRAAQAIIKNSRRVFLATDHTKFGRNAMVRLGHVDQIDAIFTDRAPAQPMLDILAAAEVDLHVAPEA; translated from the coding sequence ATGCCAGCATTTCCCAGGCCCGCCGAGGCCCCGGACGGCGGCGCCGAGGGGCGCAGCGAACTCAATCAGCGCCAGGAGCAGATCATCGCCCTGGTGCGTGAGCGCGGCTTCGTGGCCATCGAGGCCCTGGCCGAGCATTTCAACGTCACCCCGCAGACCATCCGGCGCGATATCAACCAGCTCTGCTCGCAAGGTTTCCTGCGGCGCTACCACGGCGGCGCGGGGCTGCCCTCCAGCGTCGAGAACCTGGCCTATCAGACCCGCCAGGTGCTGCACCAGGGGGAGAAGGAGCGCATCGCGCGCATCCTGGCCGCGGAGATCCCCGACAACGCCTCTCTCTTCATCAACATCGGTACCACGACCGAAGAGGTGGCCAAGGCCCTGGTCGACCATCGCGGGCTCCGGATTATTACCAATAACCTCAATGTCGCCAATATGTTGGGCGGGAAGCTGGACTTCGAGGTCATCGTCACCGGCGGTGTCGTGCGCAGCCGCGACCGGGGCATCGTCGGCGAAGCCAGCATCGACACCATTCAGCAGTTCAAGGTGGATTTCGGCATCATCGGTATCTCCGGCATCGATGACGACGGTACCTTGTTGGATTTCGACTACCGGGAAGTGCGCGCCGCCCAGGCCATCATCAAGAACTCCCGCCGGGTCTTCCTGGCCACCGACCACACCAAGTTCGGCCGCAACGCCATGGTGCGCCTGGGCCATGTCGACCAGATCGACGCCATCTTCACCGACCGCGCGCCAGCCCAGCCCATGCTGGACATTCTCGCCGCGGCCGAGGTCGACCTGCATGTCGCACCCGAGGCCTGA
- a CDS encoding metalloregulator ArsR/SmtB family transcription factor translates to MVEHKTDSLDAIFHALADPTRRAMLESLSRDARSVGELAAPFDISLAAASKHIKVLERAGLVDRSVQGRTHLCRLNAGPMHAGMEWMRHYEKLWSARLDVLEDLLKAEDAAARAARRSTPKKPSPRS, encoded by the coding sequence ATGGTTGAGCATAAGACAGATAGCCTGGACGCGATCTTCCATGCCCTCGCCGACCCGACGCGGCGCGCCATGCTGGAAAGCCTGTCCCGGGACGCACGCAGCGTCGGCGAGCTGGCGGCTCCGTTCGACATCTCGCTGGCCGCCGCCTCCAAACACATCAAGGTGCTGGAGCGCGCCGGCCTGGTCGACCGCAGCGTCCAGGGCCGGACCCACCTTTGCCGCCTCAACGCAGGGCCCATGCACGCCGGCATGGAGTGGATGCGGCATTACGAGAAGCTGTGGAGCGCCCGGCTGGACGTGCTGGAGGATCTGCTGAAGGCCGAAGATGCCGCAGCGCGCGCGGCCCGCCGTTCCACCCCCAAGAAACCTTCCCCCAGGAGCTGA
- the glpD gene encoding glycerol-3-phosphate dehydrogenase — protein MGDVLDIVVVGGGINGAGIARDAAGRGLSVLLCEKNDLASATSSASTKLIHGGLRYLEYYEFRLVREALIEREVLLRAAPHIIWPLRFVLPHIKGLRPAWMIRLGLFLYDHLGGRKLLPGCEGIDLGRHPAGAPLEAGLRKAFVYSDCWVQDSRLVVLNALDARERGAEVLTRVECVSARREGERWRVLLRDLHSGHEREVTARALVNAAGPWTAEFIEQRAGLNKAQSLRLVKGSHIVVPKLFDHHFPYIFQNPDGRIVFAIPYEDDFTLIGTTDVDFEGDPGQVSISEAEVAYLCDAVNAYFKRKVAPSDVVWTYSGVRPLYDDDAKSASSATRDYVLEMDYGTGRAPLLSVFGGKITTFRKLAEHALARLEEALGPLGQPWTATMPLPGGDIPDADFDAYSKRFRANHVWLPEDLARRYLRSYGTRTERLLDGATGMEGLGEHLGDGLYVAELTYLMHNEWVETADDLLWRRSKLGLHVSEDTKRNLAAWLDRQARPAARQETA, from the coding sequence ATGGGCGACGTTCTCGACATCGTCGTGGTTGGCGGCGGCATCAACGGTGCCGGCATCGCCCGCGATGCGGCCGGCCGCGGCCTGTCGGTGTTGCTTTGCGAAAAGAACGATCTGGCCAGCGCCACGTCCTCGGCCAGCACCAAGCTGATCCACGGCGGCCTGCGGTATCTCGAGTACTACGAGTTCCGCCTGGTGCGCGAGGCGCTGATCGAGCGCGAGGTGCTGCTGCGCGCCGCTCCCCACATCATCTGGCCGCTGCGCTTTGTGCTGCCCCACATCAAGGGGCTGCGTCCGGCCTGGATGATCCGTCTCGGCCTTTTCCTTTACGATCACCTGGGCGGGCGCAAACTGCTGCCGGGCTGCGAAGGCATCGACCTGGGCCGGCATCCGGCCGGCGCGCCGCTGGAGGCGGGCCTGCGCAAGGCCTTCGTCTACTCCGACTGCTGGGTACAGGATTCGAGGCTGGTGGTGCTGAACGCGCTGGACGCGCGCGAACGCGGCGCCGAGGTATTGACCCGCGTCGAGTGCGTCTCGGCGCGCCGGGAAGGCGAGCGCTGGCGCGTCCTGCTGCGCGACCTGCACAGCGGCCATGAACGTGAGGTCACGGCCCGCGCGCTGGTGAACGCCGCCGGCCCCTGGACGGCCGAGTTCATCGAGCAGCGCGCCGGGCTCAACAAGGCGCAGTCGCTGCGCCTGGTGAAGGGCTCGCACATCGTGGTGCCGAAGCTCTTCGACCACCACTTCCCCTACATCTTCCAGAACCCCGACGGGCGCATCGTCTTCGCCATTCCCTACGAGGACGACTTCACGCTCATCGGCACCACCGACGTGGACTTCGAGGGCGATCCCGGCCAGGTGAGCATCTCGGAGGCCGAGGTCGCCTATCTCTGCGACGCGGTGAACGCCTACTTCAAGCGCAAGGTCGCCCCCTCCGACGTGGTCTGGACCTATTCCGGCGTGCGCCCGCTCTACGACGACGACGCCAAGAGCGCTTCCTCGGCGACCCGCGACTACGTGCTGGAGATGGACTACGGCACCGGGCGCGCACCCCTGCTGAGCGTCTTCGGCGGCAAGATCACCACCTTCCGCAAGCTGGCCGAGCACGCCCTGGCCAGGTTGGAGGAGGCGCTGGGCCCGTTGGGTCAACCCTGGACCGCCACGATGCCGTTGCCCGGCGGGGATATTCCCGATGCCGACTTCGACGCCTACAGTAAACGTTTCCGCGCGAACCATGTCTGGCTGCCGGAGGACCTGGCGCGCCGCTATCTGCGCAGCTATGGCACCCGCACGGAGCGCCTGCTGGATGGCGCCACCGGGATGGAAGGCCTGGGCGAACACCTGGGCGACGGGCTCTACGTCGCGGAGCTGACCTACCTTATGCACAACGAATGGGTCGAGACGGCCGACGACCTGTTGTGGCGGCGCTCGAAACTGGGGCTGCACGTCTCCGAAGACACCAAGAGGAACCTCGCGGCCTGGCTCGACCGGCAAGCCCGCCCCGCGGCGCGGCAGGAGACGGCCTGA
- a CDS encoding homocysteine S-methyltransferase family protein has protein sequence MPYATLKKRLGSGDIVILDGATGTELQRRGVAMDPAAWCGVASLDNQKTLSEIHADYIAVGAEVITANTFATSRVVLAQAGYGDRVEEINRAAVEAALRAREVSGSPEVVVAASLSHMVYLASDREPDPMPSEEEAAEAFHEQAGILKAAGAELILLEMMYHPARVPEVLAAALATGLPVWFGLSARSGAGGRLLSYYDQAEVPLAEIMKLIPGSGIDAAGCMHSGAEISGAVLSQIRKRFKGPLLAYPDSGYFEMPEWHFHDVIAPARLEGFYLDWLENGAQIIGGCCGLTVEHVKAAVRARDRHQNAM, from the coding sequence ATGCCCTACGCCACATTGAAGAAACGCCTCGGCAGCGGCGACATCGTGATCCTGGACGGCGCCACGGGCACCGAACTGCAGCGCCGCGGGGTCGCCATGGATCCCGCCGCCTGGTGCGGCGTGGCCAGCCTCGACAATCAGAAGACCTTGAGCGAAATCCACGCCGACTACATCGCCGTCGGCGCCGAGGTGATAACCGCCAACACCTTCGCCACCTCCCGCGTGGTCCTGGCCCAGGCCGGCTACGGCGACCGGGTGGAGGAGATCAACCGCGCCGCCGTCGAAGCCGCCCTGCGCGCCCGCGAGGTCTCCGGCAGCCCGGAGGTCGTGGTGGCGGCTTCCCTCTCGCACATGGTCTACCTGGCCAGCGACAGGGAACCGGACCCCATGCCGAGCGAGGAAGAAGCCGCCGAGGCGTTCCACGAGCAGGCCGGGATCCTGAAGGCCGCCGGGGCGGAGCTGATCCTGCTGGAAATGATGTACCACCCGGCGCGCGTTCCGGAGGTGCTTGCGGCGGCTCTGGCGACGGGCCTGCCCGTGTGGTTCGGCCTCTCGGCGCGAAGCGGCGCCGGCGGCCGCCTGCTGAGCTACTACGACCAGGCAGAGGTACCGCTGGCGGAGATCATGAAGCTGATCCCCGGATCGGGGATCGACGCCGCCGGCTGCATGCACAGCGGCGCCGAGATCTCCGGCGCGGTCCTTAGCCAGATCCGCAAGCGCTTCAAGGGTCCGCTGCTGGCCTATCCGGACAGCGGCTACTTCGAGATGCCGGAGTGGCACTTCCACGACGTCATTGCCCCGGCCCGACTGGAGGGATTTTACCTCGACTGGCTGGAGAACGGCGCGCAGATCATCGGCGGCTGCTGCGGCCTGACCGTCGAGCACGTGAAAGCCGCGGTGCGCGCCCGCGACCGCCACCAGAACGCGATGTAG